The genomic region TCATCATCCCCATGAGGGGGAGGAGGAGAGATGAACTCAAAAGCATATACGAAAGACGAATTACTGCCACCAAGAATAGCAGCACCTATGTTGGGAATATCACGTAAAACACTATGGTTATGGACAAAAAAAGGGAAAATAAAGGCGGTGAGGACGCCAACCGGCAGATTCCTCTACCCACTGTCCGAAGTCAAAAAAGTATTAAACGCTATGTATGGCTTTCCCGCATCACTGTGTGACCGTTT from Methanophagales archaeon harbors:
- a CDS encoding helix-turn-helix domain-containing protein, yielding MNSKAYTKDELLPPRIAAPMLGISRKTLWLWTKKGKIKAVRTPTGRFLYPLSEVKKVLNAMYGFPASLCDRL